A single region of the Arthrobacter sp. zg-Y20 genome encodes:
- a CDS encoding transglycosylase domain-containing protein gives MAARKSPFFDTATTLGKLVAFFGISALCGVLAAGLLVPAAAAAGTAASGSIQFFDQLPSELQRGALATPSKIYANDGSLIATLYDENRQPVTLDQVSPNMVNAVLAIEDDRYYEHGGVDLQGIISALVSNVTNDTTRGASTITQQYVNNVIIDTNRQNDKEVVFSGNKDYGDKLREMKLAIAVEKELSKDEILEGYFNIVPFSGTTYGVQAAARYFFNVDAKDLTIPQAALLAGVVNGTTYYSPEQNPERSLERRNLVLERMLETGRITQEEHDAAVATGLDLNVTPVSSNCVGAAQAPYFCDYVTRLITNDQAFGDTPEDREKLLQRGGLEIKTTLNATFQNAAQTAINETANPDSTDAEIGHSMVSVEPGTGKILVMAQNTRYTPELAPGNSVQNFNVDVYQDGDKSKYLNGLGGFQPGSTYKPFTVAAWLDSGRTLNTTLNGSKRTYPVGTRWNASCYEGGAYVSTDPWTPINYGDKNYKTTTVLDGLANSYNTITLAEAREIDLCKYQQMAFAAGVHNGKGEEGKEEMLSVDPPSTFGGGGDASPLSMATGFATFAAEGLMCKPIALESVTGADGTEYPVPEQSCSQVMRKEVAQGVNVATQRVMTNGSGLNLQVGVPTAGKTGTNDYRSQTWFMGYSTGMATASWIGNWKANNTTMSDKLIGGRVYPEIDGSLIAGPSWKNFIQRIAGQYTANPFTAPPASIMGGGQPKATVPAPPAAPAADKDTPAAPAPAAPAPGGDGTGNNGGGNGGGNDGGNNGNGNGGNPGGGGGGAGGNG, from the coding sequence ATGGCAGCACGCAAATCACCGTTCTTCGACACGGCGACCACACTCGGAAAGCTCGTCGCGTTCTTCGGCATCAGTGCTCTTTGCGGAGTCCTGGCAGCCGGTCTCCTGGTTCCGGCGGCCGCGGCAGCCGGCACCGCCGCTTCCGGCTCCATTCAGTTCTTCGACCAGCTCCCCTCGGAGCTGCAGCGCGGAGCCCTGGCCACGCCGTCCAAGATCTATGCCAATGACGGCTCGCTCATCGCCACTCTCTATGACGAGAACCGCCAGCCGGTGACCCTGGACCAGGTCTCGCCGAACATGGTGAATGCTGTCCTGGCCATCGAGGATGACCGGTACTACGAGCACGGCGGCGTGGACCTGCAGGGCATCATCAGCGCACTGGTCTCCAATGTCACCAACGACACCACGCGCGGTGCCTCCACCATCACCCAGCAGTACGTAAACAACGTCATCATTGACACCAATCGGCAGAACGACAAAGAAGTCGTTTTCAGCGGCAACAAGGACTACGGCGACAAGCTGCGGGAAATGAAGCTGGCCATTGCGGTGGAGAAGGAGCTGAGCAAGGACGAAATCCTTGAGGGCTACTTCAATATTGTTCCCTTCAGCGGCACCACCTACGGCGTCCAGGCGGCGGCACGGTACTTCTTCAATGTTGACGCCAAGGACCTGACCATCCCGCAGGCCGCCCTGCTGGCCGGCGTCGTCAACGGCACCACGTACTACAGCCCGGAACAGAACCCGGAACGCTCCCTGGAGCGCCGCAACCTGGTGCTCGAGCGCATGCTGGAAACCGGCCGCATCACGCAGGAAGAACACGACGCAGCCGTAGCCACCGGGCTGGACCTGAACGTGACCCCGGTCTCCAGCAACTGCGTGGGTGCTGCCCAGGCCCCTTATTTCTGTGACTACGTCACCCGGCTGATCACCAACGACCAGGCCTTCGGGGATACCCCCGAGGACCGCGAGAAGCTGCTTCAGCGCGGCGGCCTGGAGATCAAGACCACCCTGAACGCCACGTTCCAGAACGCGGCGCAGACTGCCATTAACGAGACTGCCAACCCGGATTCCACCGACGCCGAGATCGGCCATTCCATGGTGAGCGTGGAGCCGGGGACGGGCAAGATCCTGGTCATGGCGCAGAACACCCGGTACACGCCCGAACTTGCGCCCGGCAACTCGGTCCAGAACTTCAATGTGGACGTCTACCAGGACGGCGACAAGTCCAAGTACCTCAACGGCCTGGGCGGTTTCCAGCCCGGGTCGACGTACAAGCCCTTCACCGTTGCTGCGTGGCTTGATTCGGGCAGGACCCTGAACACCACCCTGAACGGCTCCAAGCGGACCTACCCCGTGGGAACCCGCTGGAACGCCAGCTGCTACGAGGGCGGGGCCTACGTCAGTACGGACCCGTGGACCCCCATCAACTACGGCGACAAGAACTACAAGACCACCACTGTGCTGGACGGTCTCGCCAACTCGTACAACACCATCACGCTGGCCGAGGCCCGCGAGATCGACCTGTGCAAGTACCAGCAGATGGCCTTTGCCGCCGGCGTCCACAACGGCAAGGGTGAGGAAGGCAAAGAAGAGATGCTCTCCGTGGACCCGCCGTCGACCTTCGGCGGCGGCGGCGACGCCTCGCCGCTGTCCATGGCCACCGGTTTTGCGACGTTCGCTGCCGAGGGTCTTATGTGCAAGCCAATCGCCCTTGAATCGGTGACCGGTGCCGACGGCACCGAGTACCCGGTGCCGGAGCAGTCCTGCTCGCAGGTAATGCGCAAGGAAGTTGCCCAGGGCGTCAACGTGGCCACCCAGCGGGTTATGACCAACGGCTCGGGCCTGAACCTCCAGGTAGGCGTCCCCACGGCCGGCAAGACCGGTACCAACGACTACCGTTCGCAGACCTGGTTCATGGGCTACAGCACCGGCATGGCAACCGCGTCATGGATCGGCAACTGGAAAGCCAACAACACCACCATGTCGGACAAGCTGATCGGCGGCCGGGTCTATCCCGAAATTGACGGTTCGTTGATTGCCGGCCCGTCGTGGAAGAACTTCATCCAGCGCATTGCCGGACAGTACACGGCGAATCCGTTCACCGCTCCGCCTGCCAGCATCATGGGCGGCGGGCAGCCGAAGGCAACGGTCCCGGCTCCTCCGGCAGCCCCCGCGGCTGACAAGGACACGCCCGCTGCTCCTGCACCTGCTGCTCCTGCTCCCGGGGGTGACGGCACCGGCAACAACGGTGGTGGAAACGGTGGTGGAAACGACGGCGGCAACAACGGCAACGGCAACGGTGGCAACCCGGGCGGCGGTGGCGGCGGCGCCGGAGGGAACGGTTAG
- a CDS encoding metallophosphoesterase yields MSAFPLASTARKAAWLAGGVAASGASALAYGCFIERNLFSVREETVRVLPAGSAPLRVLHLSDIHFVPGQDRKVRWLQGLADLEPDLVVNTGDNLSHLQAVPPVLEALKPVMRFPGVFVPGSNDYYAPVLKNPFTYFTGPSKHKRTPDELPFGSLFGAFREAGWRDLTNTGTVMDLAGLRLNFSGVDDPHLKRDRYQGFRDLDDADSTGGTAVPAPEVKIGVAHAPYQRVLNQFTGGGADIILAGHTHGGQVCIPGYGALVSNCDLPTWQAKGLTSWAHGGRRVPLNVSAGIGTSRFAPVRFACRPEAVLLTLTARDS; encoded by the coding sequence GTGTCCGCTTTTCCCCTCGCGTCAACGGCACGGAAAGCGGCTTGGCTGGCCGGGGGCGTCGCTGCGAGCGGCGCCTCTGCGCTGGCCTACGGCTGCTTTATTGAACGCAACCTCTTCAGCGTCCGGGAGGAGACCGTCAGGGTCCTTCCGGCTGGAAGTGCGCCCTTGCGGGTCCTGCACCTTTCCGACATCCACTTTGTTCCCGGCCAGGACCGCAAGGTCCGCTGGCTGCAGGGGCTGGCGGACCTGGAGCCGGACCTGGTGGTGAACACCGGTGACAACCTCAGCCATCTTCAGGCGGTGCCTCCGGTGCTGGAGGCGCTCAAACCGGTGATGCGGTTCCCGGGAGTGTTTGTGCCGGGGTCAAACGACTACTACGCGCCCGTGCTGAAAAACCCGTTCACCTATTTCACCGGGCCGTCCAAGCACAAGCGGACCCCGGACGAACTTCCGTTCGGCTCCCTCTTCGGGGCGTTCCGCGAAGCCGGCTGGCGGGACCTCACCAATACCGGCACCGTTATGGACCTGGCCGGTCTGCGCCTGAACTTCTCCGGTGTGGACGACCCGCACCTCAAACGCGACCGGTACCAGGGCTTCCGTGACCTTGACGACGCCGACAGCACCGGCGGTACGGCGGTACCGGCACCCGAAGTAAAGATCGGCGTTGCCCACGCTCCGTACCAGCGGGTGCTCAACCAGTTCACCGGTGGTGGAGCCGACATTATCCTGGCCGGCCACACGCACGGCGGACAGGTGTGCATTCCCGGGTACGGCGCCCTCGTCAGCAACTGCGACCTGCCCACCTGGCAGGCCAAAGGCCTCACGTCGTGGGCCCACGGGGGACGCCGGGTTCCCCTGAATGTCTCCGCAGGCATCGGAACCTCCCGGTTCGCTCCGGTGCGGTTTGCCTGCCGCCCCGAAGCGGTCCTGCTAACCCTCACGGCCCGCGACTCCTGA
- a CDS encoding phosphoribosylaminoimidazolesuccinocarboxamide synthase, protein MNGLGSAPELPGWRHVYSGKVRDLYVPDGEAEETGDGRVLVVASDRISAYDHVLSSVIPDKGRILTQLSLWWFEQLAEVPNHVLSADEGIPEAVAGRAMICRKLDMYPVECIARGYLTGSGLAEYRASQTVCGLPLPGGLVDGSRIAPAVFTPSAKAEQGEHDENITYEAVVDTVGAGTAEQLRSLTLDIYTRAEAIARERGIILADTKVEFGLDPATGTVTLGDEVLTPDSSRFWDAALYAPGQAQPSFDKQYVRDWLTSPASGWDKASDTPPPALPDDVVERTRARYVEAYERLTGKAFV, encoded by the coding sequence ATGAACGGGCTGGGCTCGGCGCCCGAGCTGCCGGGCTGGCGGCACGTCTATTCCGGGAAGGTCCGCGATCTCTATGTGCCCGACGGCGAGGCGGAGGAAACCGGGGACGGCCGGGTCCTGGTGGTGGCCTCGGACCGGATCAGCGCGTATGACCATGTGCTCTCCAGCGTTATCCCGGACAAGGGCCGCATCCTGACCCAGCTGAGCCTGTGGTGGTTCGAGCAGCTGGCCGAGGTGCCCAACCACGTCCTGTCCGCGGACGAGGGCATCCCGGAGGCGGTTGCCGGGCGGGCAATGATCTGCAGGAAGCTGGACATGTACCCGGTGGAATGCATTGCCCGCGGCTACCTGACCGGCTCAGGCCTGGCAGAGTACCGCGCTTCACAGACCGTGTGCGGGCTGCCGCTGCCGGGCGGACTGGTCGACGGATCCCGGATTGCGCCGGCGGTCTTCACGCCGTCCGCCAAGGCCGAACAGGGCGAGCACGACGAGAACATCACCTACGAGGCCGTGGTGGATACAGTGGGTGCCGGGACGGCGGAGCAGCTGAGGTCGCTGACCTTGGACATCTATACCCGGGCCGAGGCCATCGCCCGGGAACGCGGCATCATCCTGGCCGACACCAAAGTGGAGTTTGGCCTGGATCCGGCAACCGGGACAGTCACCCTGGGCGATGAAGTACTGACCCCGGACTCCTCCCGGTTCTGGGACGCGGCCCTGTACGCCCCGGGACAGGCACAGCCCTCCTTCGACAAGCAGTATGTGCGGGACTGGCTTACCTCGCCCGCCTCCGGCTGGGACAAGGCATCGGACACCCCGCCCCCGGCGCTGCCGGACGACGTCGTGGAACGCACCCGCGCCCGCTACGTTGAGGCGTACGAGCGGCTGACGGGCAAAGCGTTCGTGTAG
- the purD gene encoding phosphoribosylamine--glycine ligase codes for MKVLVVGPGGREHALVRSLLADPYVREVHAAPGNAGIAQLVPVHPVDAADPQAVTELALSLGSDLVVVGPEAPLAAGVADALREAGVAVFGPSRAAAQLEASKAFAKQVMAAANVPTAMARVAKTADEAADALDTFGAPFVVKDDGLAAGKGVVVTADRDAALEHARACFDAGGSVVIEEFLDGPEVSLFVLSDGRHVVPLAPAQDFKRVFDDDAGPNTGGMGAYSPLDWAPAGLVDDVVRRVAQPTIDEMASRGTPFVGVLYCGLALTTRGVRVIEFNARFGDPETQAVLARLKTPLGGLLMAAAKGELDAMEQLKWDPRPAVAVVVAAENYPDAPRTGDRVRGLKKAERLDGVHVLHAGTRLKKDKVRSAGGRVLAVVGLGEDLAAARERAYAGVDLIQLEGSQHRTDIALKAARGEVQVPEGSAGARPEAAIEGDRA; via the coding sequence GTGAAGGTACTCGTTGTTGGCCCAGGCGGCCGCGAACATGCCCTTGTCCGATCCCTCTTAGCCGACCCGTATGTCCGCGAGGTCCACGCAGCCCCCGGCAACGCCGGTATTGCGCAGCTGGTTCCCGTGCACCCCGTGGATGCTGCTGATCCGCAGGCCGTGACGGAGCTCGCGCTCTCCCTCGGCTCAGACCTGGTGGTGGTCGGCCCCGAGGCGCCGCTTGCCGCCGGGGTGGCCGACGCCCTGCGGGAGGCCGGTGTCGCGGTCTTCGGCCCCTCCCGCGCCGCTGCGCAGCTGGAAGCGTCCAAGGCCTTCGCGAAGCAGGTCATGGCGGCGGCCAACGTCCCCACCGCCATGGCCCGGGTGGCCAAGACGGCGGATGAAGCCGCGGATGCCCTTGACACCTTCGGCGCCCCCTTCGTGGTCAAGGATGACGGGCTGGCCGCAGGCAAAGGCGTGGTGGTGACGGCGGACCGGGATGCCGCGCTCGAACATGCCCGGGCCTGCTTCGACGCCGGCGGGAGCGTGGTCATCGAGGAGTTCCTGGACGGTCCCGAAGTGTCCCTTTTTGTCCTCTCGGACGGCCGGCACGTGGTGCCGCTGGCACCAGCCCAGGACTTCAAACGCGTGTTCGACGACGACGCCGGACCCAACACCGGCGGCATGGGCGCCTATTCGCCGCTCGACTGGGCACCTGCCGGGCTCGTCGATGACGTGGTCCGCCGGGTTGCCCAGCCCACCATCGATGAAATGGCATCCCGCGGCACCCCCTTTGTGGGCGTCCTGTACTGCGGCCTGGCGCTGACCACCCGCGGCGTGCGGGTCATCGAGTTCAACGCCCGCTTCGGGGATCCGGAAACGCAGGCCGTGCTCGCCCGGCTGAAGACACCGCTGGGCGGACTGCTGATGGCAGCAGCAAAGGGCGAACTGGATGCCATGGAACAGCTCAAGTGGGACCCGCGCCCGGCCGTCGCCGTCGTGGTCGCCGCCGAAAACTATCCGGACGCGCCCCGTACCGGTGACCGGGTGCGCGGCCTGAAGAAGGCCGAACGGCTTGACGGCGTACACGTGCTGCACGCCGGGACACGGCTGAAGAAGGACAAGGTGCGCAGCGCCGGGGGCCGGGTGCTCGCCGTCGTCGGGCTGGGGGAGGACCTGGCCGCCGCACGGGAGCGTGCCTACGCGGGAGTGGACCTCATCCAGCTGGAGGGCTCCCAGCACCGCACCGACATTGCGTTGAAGGCCGCGCGGGGGGAAGTGCAGGTGCCCGAGGGCAGTGCCGGCGCCCGGCCGGAAGCAGCCATTGAAGGGGACCGGGCATGA
- a CDS encoding asparaginase codes for MPATFTASDAVELAVLERNGFIESRHIGSAVVMAGDGTVVTELGDITSPIFPRSTLKPFQAVAAMQAGVPLRGAQVALAAASHVGSREHMDVVRGMLSAAGVTEGHLQCPEDWPQDTEARNELIREGKGPQRLAFNCSGKHAAFLWACTENNWDHATYLDPRHPLQQRIAEVIEEFTGETVQHWAVDGCGAPLAAVSLTGLARGIGRLAKAPSGKHGNARAATVATAMLDYPWAVHGHGRENTIVMEDLGIIAKNGAEGVLVLGTETGASVALKMLDGSTRAASLVGLTLLAASGAVDPLAVEKVLAKIMQPVLGGGRPVGSLRLGAPVTALLG; via the coding sequence ATGCCTGCAACTTTTACCGCGTCCGACGCCGTTGAACTGGCCGTACTTGAGCGCAACGGTTTCATTGAATCCCGCCACATCGGCTCCGCCGTCGTAATGGCCGGCGACGGGACCGTGGTCACCGAACTCGGTGACATCACTTCCCCCATCTTTCCGCGCTCCACGCTGAAGCCGTTCCAGGCTGTGGCCGCCATGCAGGCCGGAGTCCCGTTGCGCGGTGCGCAGGTGGCACTGGCCGCGGCGAGCCACGTGGGCTCGCGCGAGCACATGGACGTGGTGCGCGGGATGCTGTCCGCGGCCGGCGTCACCGAAGGCCACCTGCAGTGTCCCGAGGACTGGCCGCAGGACACCGAGGCCCGCAACGAACTAATCCGGGAGGGCAAGGGGCCGCAGCGTCTGGCCTTCAACTGTTCGGGCAAGCACGCCGCGTTCCTGTGGGCCTGCACCGAGAACAACTGGGACCACGCCACCTACCTGGATCCCCGGCATCCACTGCAGCAGCGCATTGCCGAAGTGATCGAGGAATTCACCGGCGAGACCGTGCAGCACTGGGCCGTAGACGGCTGCGGCGCGCCGTTGGCCGCTGTGTCCCTGACCGGGCTCGCACGCGGCATCGGGCGGCTGGCCAAGGCTCCGTCCGGCAAACACGGCAACGCCCGTGCCGCTACCGTGGCCACCGCCATGCTGGACTACCCGTGGGCTGTCCACGGGCACGGCCGGGAGAACACCATTGTGATGGAAGACCTGGGCATCATCGCGAAGAACGGCGCCGAGGGCGTTCTGGTGCTGGGCACCGAGACGGGCGCCTCGGTGGCCCTGAAGATGCTTGACGGCAGCACCCGCGCCGCCTCGCTGGTGGGCCTGACGCTGCTCGCTGCCAGCGGCGCGGTGGATCCGCTGGCCGTGGAGAAGGTCCTGGCAAAAATCATGCAGCCGGTGCTGGGCGGCGGACGCCCGGTGGGCAGCCTCCGGCTGGGCGCACCCGTCACCGCACTGCTGGGCTAG
- a CDS encoding sterol carrier family protein: protein MARRRITAEDGRSALRAAAGGGADHNTTATAVRYALEELAARAPGNSVEVRVPPFGVTQCVAGPRHTRGTPPNVIETDGATWLALATGQQTWADAVAAGKVAASGLRADLADVLPLFPASR, encoded by the coding sequence GTGGCACGGCGCCGGATCACCGCCGAGGACGGACGGTCTGCCCTGCGGGCCGCCGCCGGCGGCGGAGCTGACCACAACACCACCGCCACTGCGGTGCGTTACGCCTTGGAGGAACTCGCTGCCCGCGCTCCGGGCAACAGCGTGGAGGTACGGGTTCCGCCGTTTGGCGTTACGCAGTGCGTGGCCGGGCCGCGGCATACCCGCGGCACCCCGCCCAACGTCATCGAGACCGACGGCGCCACCTGGCTTGCGCTGGCCACCGGGCAGCAGACCTGGGCCGACGCCGTCGCGGCCGGGAAGGTCGCAGCATCCGGGCTGCGCGCCGACCTTGCGGACGTGCTTCCGCTGTTCCCGGCCAGCCGCTAG
- the purF gene encoding amidophosphoribosyltransferase codes for MARGDGQLSHDLLPGEKGPQDACGVFGVWAPGEEVAKLTYYGLYALQHRGQESAGIATSDGNRISVYKDMGLVSQVFDETTLNTLVGHIAVGHCRYSTTGASHWANAQPTLGATAAGTVALAHNGNLTNSAELYELIIEREGRPRSGEIAQGNTSDTALVTALLNGSDGRSLEDTAMELLPKLRGAFSFVFMDEGTLYAARDTYGVRPLVLGRLERGWVVASEGSALATVGASFIREIKPGEFIAIDDNGVRSRTFGQPTPAGCVFEYVYLARPDATIAGRSVYESRVEMGRQLAREHPVEADIVIPVPESGTPAAVGYAEESGIPFAHGFVKNSYVGRTFIQPSQTLRQLGIKLKLNALESVIRGKRVVVVDDSIVRGNTQRAIVRMLHEAGAVEVHVKISSPPVKWPCFYGIDFASRAELIANGAAVEEIRASIGADSLAYISEDGMIGATRQPRERLCTACFTGVYPIELPSADRLGKNLLEADAGNPAESSGANGCDPGPDSEYENLLNDSEKKEAV; via the coding sequence ATGGCACGCGGAGACGGACAGCTTTCCCATGATCTACTGCCCGGCGAAAAAGGCCCACAGGATGCCTGTGGAGTCTTTGGCGTCTGGGCCCCCGGCGAAGAGGTAGCAAAGCTTACCTATTACGGGTTGTACGCACTACAGCACCGGGGGCAGGAATCGGCGGGCATCGCCACAAGCGACGGCAACCGCATCAGCGTCTACAAGGACATGGGCCTGGTCTCCCAGGTCTTTGACGAGACCACGCTCAACACCCTCGTGGGGCATATCGCCGTCGGGCACTGCCGGTATTCCACCACCGGCGCGTCGCACTGGGCCAATGCCCAGCCCACTCTGGGCGCCACCGCCGCCGGCACCGTGGCCCTGGCGCACAACGGCAACCTGACCAACTCCGCTGAACTGTATGAACTGATCATCGAACGCGAGGGCCGGCCCCGCTCCGGGGAAATAGCCCAGGGAAACACCTCAGACACCGCTTTGGTCACCGCCCTGCTCAACGGCAGCGACGGCCGCTCCCTCGAAGACACGGCCATGGAACTGCTGCCCAAACTGCGCGGCGCGTTCTCCTTCGTGTTTATGGACGAAGGCACGTTGTACGCGGCACGCGACACCTACGGGGTTCGCCCCCTGGTCCTCGGCCGGCTGGAACGCGGCTGGGTGGTGGCTTCGGAAGGTTCCGCACTGGCCACCGTAGGCGCCAGCTTCATCCGGGAAATCAAGCCCGGTGAATTCATTGCCATCGACGATAACGGCGTCCGCAGCCGGACTTTCGGGCAGCCGACGCCGGCCGGCTGCGTCTTTGAATACGTCTATCTGGCCCGTCCGGACGCCACCATCGCCGGACGCTCCGTCTACGAATCCCGCGTTGAGATGGGCCGCCAGCTGGCCCGGGAACACCCGGTGGAAGCAGACATCGTGATCCCGGTGCCGGAGTCGGGCACACCCGCCGCCGTGGGATACGCCGAGGAATCGGGCATCCCCTTCGCCCACGGCTTCGTCAAGAATTCCTACGTGGGGCGGACCTTCATCCAGCCCAGCCAGACCCTGCGCCAGCTGGGCATCAAGCTCAAGCTCAATGCCCTGGAATCAGTGATCCGCGGCAAGCGCGTGGTGGTGGTGGACGACTCGATTGTGCGCGGCAACACCCAGCGAGCCATTGTTCGGATGCTGCACGAAGCCGGCGCCGTGGAAGTCCACGTCAAAATCTCCTCACCGCCGGTAAAGTGGCCGTGTTTCTACGGCATCGATTTCGCATCCCGCGCCGAGCTCATCGCCAATGGAGCCGCCGTGGAGGAGATCCGGGCGTCCATCGGTGCGGACAGCTTGGCCTACATCTCCGAAGACGGCATGATCGGGGCGACCCGCCAGCCGCGGGAACGCCTGTGCACGGCCTGCTTCACCGGCGTTTACCCCATCGAGCTGCCCTCCGCGGACCGGCTGGGCAAGAACCTCCTGGAAGCGGACGCCGGGAACCCTGCGGAGAGCAGCGGGGCCAACGGCTGCGACCCCGGCCCGGACAGCGAATACGAGAACCTGCTCAACGATTCCGAAAAGAAAGAGGCCGTATGA
- the purM gene encoding phosphoribosylformylglycinamidine cyclo-ligase, giving the protein MNAPDTSITYASAGVDVEAGDKAVELMKAAVKATHNSSVLGGVGGFAGLYDASKLLSYTKPLLATSTDGVGTKVAIAQALDIHDTIGFDLVGMVVDDIVVVGAEPLFMTDYIACGKVVPERIAGIVRGIAAACEVAGTALVGGETAEHPGLLGENEYDVAGAATGVVEADRLLGPDRVRRGDVVIGMASSGIHSNGYSLVRRVINHAGWQLERQVSELGRTLGEELLEPTRVYAADCLDLARYDAAGVHGFSHVTGGGLAANLARVLPKGLQATVDRSTWELPPVFKLIAELGNVPQPDLERTLNLGVGMVAIVDAGGADAALRRLAALGVPAWVMGSVGDAQAPDGPDVDFVQGAKGVDGGAVRLVGSYA; this is encoded by the coding sequence ATGAACGCGCCCGACACCTCCATCACCTACGCCTCCGCAGGGGTGGACGTTGAAGCCGGCGACAAAGCCGTTGAACTGATGAAGGCCGCGGTGAAGGCCACACACAATTCCTCGGTCCTCGGCGGGGTGGGCGGTTTCGCCGGGCTCTATGACGCATCCAAACTGCTGTCGTACACCAAGCCGCTGCTGGCGACGTCCACGGACGGCGTGGGAACCAAGGTGGCCATTGCCCAGGCGCTGGACATCCACGACACCATCGGCTTCGATCTGGTGGGCATGGTGGTGGACGACATCGTCGTGGTCGGCGCCGAGCCGCTCTTTATGACGGACTACATCGCCTGCGGCAAGGTGGTGCCGGAGCGGATCGCCGGCATTGTCCGCGGTATTGCCGCCGCCTGCGAGGTGGCCGGCACGGCCCTGGTGGGCGGGGAAACCGCCGAACATCCAGGACTGCTGGGCGAAAACGAGTACGACGTCGCCGGTGCGGCTACCGGTGTTGTCGAAGCGGACCGGCTGCTGGGCCCGGACCGGGTGCGCCGCGGCGACGTGGTGATCGGGATGGCTTCTTCCGGAATCCACTCCAACGGCTATTCCCTGGTCCGCCGCGTGATCAACCACGCCGGCTGGCAGTTGGAACGCCAGGTCTCGGAACTGGGCCGGACACTGGGCGAAGAACTGCTCGAGCCAACCCGCGTCTACGCGGCAGACTGCCTGGATCTGGCCCGGTACGACGCAGCCGGTGTGCACGGCTTCAGTCACGTGACCGGCGGCGGACTGGCCGCCAACCTGGCCCGGGTCCTGCCCAAGGGACTGCAGGCCACAGTGGACCGCTCCACCTGGGAACTCCCGCCGGTGTTCAAGCTCATTGCCGAACTGGGCAACGTGCCCCAGCCGGACCTGGAACGCACCCTGAACCTGGGCGTGGGCATGGTGGCGATTGTGGACGCTGGCGGCGCCGATGCCGCACTGCGGCGGCTGGCTGCATTGGGAGTGCCCGCCTGGGTGATGGGCAGCGTGGGCGACGCCCAGGCGCCGGACGGCCCCGACGTCGACTTCGTCCAGGGCGCCAAGGGCGTGGACGGCGGAGCGGTGCGGCTGGTCGGCAGCTACGCCTGA